The proteins below come from a single Zea mays cultivar B73 chromosome 8, Zm-B73-REFERENCE-NAM-5.0, whole genome shotgun sequence genomic window:
- the LOC100285235 gene encoding plant-specific domain TIGR01570 family protein has product MRTIMAKSPHDSSFSRRNFKWPVLVKSSSHGAAAGGGEDSSGKGAEDADEDEATMAFSSSCPSFHSEDFVSPPPNPKAPPPPKQRGKRCRAAVSRLRAALAAAIAGRHRQVGLGARITGTLYGRRRGHVHLAFQVDPRACPALLLELAAPTASLVREMASGLVRIALECDRAKGACAFPSAAAATNGGAGGCRKLVEEKAWRAYCNGKGCGYAVRRECGAADLRVLRALEPVSMGAGVIPAACGGGEGDVMYMRARFERVVGSRDSEAFYMMNPDSSTGGNGGPELSIYLLRV; this is encoded by the coding sequence ATGAGGACCATCATGGCGAAGAGCCCCCACGACTCCTCCTTCTCCCGGAGGAACTTCAAGTGGCCGGTTCTTGTCAAGAGCAGCAGCCATGGCGCCGCAGCCGGCGGCGGGGAGGACAGCTCCGGCAAGGGCGCGGAGGACGCCGACGAGGACGAGGCGACCATGGCGTTCTCCTCCAGCTGCCCGTCGTTCCACTCGGAGGACTTCGTATCCCCGCCGCCCAAtcccaaggcgccacctccaccgaAGCAGCGGGGCAAGAGGTGCCGCGCGGCGGTCTCCCGGCTGCGCGCGGCGCTTGCCGCGGCCATCGCCGGACGGCACCGACAGGTCGGGCTCGGAGCGCGGATCACGGGCACGCTCTACGGCCGCCGCCGCGGCCACGTGCACCTCGCGTTCCAGGTGGACCCGCGCGCGTGCCCCGCGCTGCTGCTCGAGCTCGCCGCGCCCACGGCGTCGCTGGTGCGCGAGATGGCCTCGGGCCTCGTCCGCATCGCGCTAGAGTGCGACCGCGCCAAGGGCGCCTGCGCCTTCCCGAGCGCCGCGGCCGCAACCAATGGCGGCGCCGGTGGGTGCAGGAAGCTGGTCGAGGAGAAGGCGTGGCGCGCGTACTGCAACGGCAAGGGCTGCGGGTACGCGGTGCGGCGCGAGTGCGGTGCCGCAGACCTGCGCGTGCTGCGCGCGCTGGAGCCCGTCTCTATGGGCGCGGGCGTCATACCGGCGGCGTGCGGTGGCGGCGAGGGGGACGTCATGTACATGCGCGCTCGCTTTGAGCGCGTCGTGGGCTCCCGCGACTCGGAGGCATTCTACATGATGAACCCTGACAGCAGCACCGGCGGCAATGGCGGCCCGGAGCTTAGCATCTACCTCCTTAGAGTTTGA